In Candidatus Polarisedimenticolaceae bacterium, one DNA window encodes the following:
- a CDS encoding ATP-binding protein, translated as MPEEPRSLLPRLRTILLIVNLAILLLPLGLVAVLRLYENELVRGTEAQLLAQGALVREAFLRELGPPQPLEPLDEATLRAASPRLDVQNDPILPPALPAAPADVPPDVAAVAAGARISQVLRAASRETLSGIRIVDRHGIVVATSGSEAFLSLAHREEVAAALSGRRVSLLRVRTSDNTPPSLESVSRGQRYRVFVALPVRLGSETVGAVVLSRTPLDITKALWLNRRPLALAGGLLLAVVVGISLLVSLTIARPLQALMEQARRAEAGEKGALKAIARPGVAEIAQLSSALASMAKTLEERGEYIRTFAGHVSHEFKTPLTAIRGAVELLEDHAATMSEEERARFLRSIAHSGARLEHLVQRLLEFAKADVARPGGGACEAYAVATSVAARLRETGLPVEVEGSQASIAMEEPILDGILASLLENARTHGGPGVMTSIHVAAERGDVVIDVADSGPGVSAANAEKLFTPFFTTARDRGGSGLGLAISRALVVAHGGSLELLATGPGPVFRVRCRRAA; from the coding sequence GTGCCTGAGGAACCCCGATCCCTCCTCCCCCGCCTGCGCACGATCCTGCTGATCGTCAACCTCGCGATCCTGCTCCTCCCCCTCGGCCTCGTCGCGGTCCTGCGCCTGTACGAGAACGAGCTCGTGCGCGGAACCGAGGCGCAGCTCCTCGCGCAGGGGGCGCTCGTGCGGGAGGCGTTCCTCCGCGAGCTCGGCCCCCCGCAGCCGCTCGAGCCGTTGGACGAGGCGACCCTGCGCGCCGCATCCCCGCGCCTGGACGTCCAGAACGACCCGATCCTCCCGCCCGCGCTTCCGGCCGCCCCGGCGGACGTTCCTCCCGACGTCGCCGCGGTCGCCGCCGGCGCGCGCATCTCGCAGGTCCTCCGGGCCGCCTCGCGCGAAACGCTGTCGGGGATCCGCATCGTCGACCGCCACGGGATCGTCGTCGCGACCTCGGGGAGCGAGGCGTTCCTCTCCCTCGCCCACCGCGAGGAGGTCGCCGCCGCGCTGAGCGGTCGACGCGTGAGCCTGCTGCGCGTACGCACCTCGGACAACACGCCCCCCTCGCTCGAATCGGTCAGCCGCGGCCAGCGTTACCGCGTCTTCGTGGCGCTGCCCGTCCGGCTCGGGAGCGAAACCGTCGGGGCCGTCGTCCTGTCGCGCACCCCGCTCGACATCACCAAGGCGTTGTGGCTCAACCGCCGCCCGCTCGCCCTGGCGGGAGGCCTCCTCCTCGCGGTCGTCGTGGGGATCAGCCTCCTGGTCTCGCTCACCATCGCGCGTCCGCTGCAGGCCCTCATGGAGCAGGCCCGGCGCGCGGAGGCGGGAGAGAAAGGCGCGCTCAAGGCGATCGCGCGTCCCGGGGTCGCCGAAATCGCGCAGCTCTCCTCCGCTCTGGCGAGCATGGCGAAGACCCTCGAGGAGCGCGGGGAGTACATCCGGACGTTCGCCGGGCACGTCTCCCACGAGTTCAAGACGCCGCTCACCGCGATCCGCGGCGCCGTCGAGCTCCTCGAGGACCACGCCGCGACGATGAGCGAGGAGGAGCGCGCGCGTTTCCTCCGGAGCATCGCGCACTCGGGCGCGCGCCTCGAGCATCTCGTGCAGCGTCTTCTCGAGTTCGCGAAGGCCGACGTCGCGAGGCCGGGAGGCGGTGCGTGCGAAGCCTACGCGGTCGCGACCTCGGTCGCCGCGCGCCTGCGCGAAACGGGCCTGCCGGTCGAGGTCGAGGGATCGCAGGCGTCGATCGCGATGGAGGAGCCGATCCTCGACGGGATCCTCGCCTCGCTCCTCGAGAACGCCCGGACCCACGGCGGGCCCGGCGTCATGACGTCGATCCACGTCGCCGCCGAGCGGGGGGACGTCGTGATCGACGTCGCCGACTCCGGCCCCGGCGTCTCCGCCGCGAACGCGGAGAAGCTCTTCACCCCGTTCTTCACGACCGCGCGCGACCGGGGGGGAAGCGGCCTGGGCCTGGCGATCTCCCGCGCCCTCGTCGTCGCGCACGGCGGGAGCCTCGAGCTGCTCGCGACGGGGCCGGGGCCGGTGTTCCGGGTGAGGTGCCGGCGTGCGGCGTAG
- a CDS encoding response regulator transcription factor produces the protein MSRQTTVLIADDDPHIREVVRFALRRENIECVEAGDGAAALAAFERTQPDLLILDILMPEMDGTEVCRRVRVRSNVPILFLSSKTDEIDKIVGLEIGADDYVTKPFSPRELVARVRAALRRANAPPVEAAPTHAMQHGKLRLDPDRHEALWDGRPVPLTAVEFGLLKTMLAHPGRVFTRESLMDSAYGEPTHVSGRTIDSHVRRIREKFAEAGGEPIETVRGVGYRVGDGA, from the coding sequence GTGAGCCGGCAAACGACGGTCCTGATCGCCGACGACGATCCGCACATCCGCGAGGTCGTGCGCTTCGCCCTTCGCCGCGAGAACATCGAATGCGTCGAGGCCGGGGACGGCGCCGCGGCCCTCGCGGCGTTCGAGCGCACCCAGCCGGACCTGCTCATTCTCGACATCCTCATGCCCGAGATGGACGGAACCGAGGTCTGCCGCCGCGTGCGCGTGCGCTCGAACGTCCCGATCCTCTTCCTCTCCTCGAAAACCGACGAGATCGACAAGATCGTCGGCCTCGAGATCGGCGCCGACGACTACGTCACGAAGCCGTTCAGCCCCAGGGAGCTCGTCGCCCGCGTCCGCGCGGCGCTGCGGCGCGCGAACGCCCCGCCGGTCGAGGCCGCGCCGACCCACGCGATGCAGCACGGCAAGCTCCGGCTCGACCCGGATCGCCACGAGGCGCTGTGGGACGGGAGACCCGTCCCCCTGACCGCGGTCGAGTTCGGCCTGCTGAAGACGATGCTCGCGCACCCGGGGCGCGTCTTCACGCGCGAATCCCTCATGGACTCCGCCTACGGCGAGCCGACCCACGTTTCGGGGAGGACGATCGACAGCCACGTCCGCCGTATCCGGGAGAAGTTCGCCGAGGCCGGCGGCGAGCCGATCGAGACGGTCCGCGGCGTGGGCTACAGGGTCGGCGACGGTGCCTGA
- a CDS encoding inner membrane CreD family protein, with protein sequence MLRRMIVIVAIFIALSAGWFVLGGSVLHRTWNADGRLKHEVAALWGDRQEQVSPELAFRWVKKVTDTETIEDPETKKKSFVTKEREVWTTESQILDGSKITVDLALDQRKKGLLWYATYGVDFAGNYTYVHDDAREGFVDVTWRFPTTSAIYDRFRFEVNGVMDPSIVPQDGDGAKVVRVSVPVREGTRVPFTIAYASRGLEEWRYSFGKDVNRVKNFDLTLTTDFRTIDYPAGTISPQSVEPAGEGFKLRWASENLISGFAIGMEMPHRINPGPLAAEMTFFAPVSLFFFFVWMFVITLMKEIELHPMNYLFLGAAFFAFHLLFAYSVDHIDLVPAFLIASAVSVALVVSYLRLVVGLRFAAVEAGVSQVVYLVFFSWAHFVEGFTGLIVTIGGILTLFALMQLTGRIRWSEVETSWGRYTPGSPDAHLP encoded by the coding sequence ATGCTGCGCCGGATGATCGTGATCGTCGCCATCTTCATCGCCCTCTCCGCAGGCTGGTTCGTGCTGGGTGGGAGCGTGCTCCACCGGACGTGGAACGCCGACGGGCGGCTCAAACACGAGGTCGCCGCGTTGTGGGGGGACCGGCAGGAGCAGGTCTCACCCGAGCTGGCCTTCCGCTGGGTGAAGAAGGTGACCGACACCGAGACGATCGAGGATCCCGAGACGAAGAAGAAGTCGTTCGTGACCAAGGAGCGCGAGGTCTGGACGACGGAGTCGCAGATCCTCGACGGCTCGAAGATCACGGTGGACCTGGCGCTCGACCAGCGCAAGAAGGGGCTGCTCTGGTACGCGACGTACGGCGTGGATTTCGCCGGGAACTACACCTACGTGCACGACGACGCGCGCGAGGGGTTCGTGGACGTCACCTGGCGGTTCCCGACGACCTCGGCGATCTACGACCGGTTCCGCTTCGAGGTGAACGGGGTGATGGACCCGTCGATCGTGCCGCAGGACGGCGACGGGGCGAAGGTCGTGCGCGTGAGCGTGCCGGTGCGCGAGGGGACCCGCGTGCCGTTCACGATCGCCTACGCCTCCCGGGGGCTGGAGGAATGGCGGTATTCGTTCGGGAAGGACGTGAACCGCGTGAAGAACTTCGATCTCACGCTCACGACCGACTTCCGCACGATCGACTACCCGGCGGGGACGATCTCGCCGCAGTCGGTCGAGCCGGCCGGAGAGGGGTTCAAGCTGCGCTGGGCGTCGGAGAACCTGATCTCCGGGTTCGCGATCGGGATGGAGATGCCGCACCGGATCAACCCGGGGCCCCTCGCGGCCGAGATGACCTTCTTCGCGCCGGTGTCGCTGTTCTTCTTCTTCGTCTGGATGTTCGTGATCACCCTCATGAAGGAGATCGAGCTGCACCCGATGAACTACCTCTTCCTCGGGGCGGCGTTCTTCGCCTTCCACCTCCTGTTCGCCTATTCCGTCGACCACATCGACCTGGTGCCGGCGTTCCTGATCGCCTCGGCGGTCTCGGTCGCGCTCGTCGTGAGCTACCTGCGCCTGGTCGTCGGGCTGAGGTTCGCCGCCGTCGAGGCGGGGGTCAGCCAGGTGGTTTATCTGGTCTTTTTCTCCTGGGCGCACTTCGTCGAGGGGTTCACGGGTCTGATCGTGACGATCGGCGGCATCCTCACCCTCTTCGCGCTGATGCAGCTGACCGGGCGGATCCGGTGGAGCGAGGTCGAGACTTCGTGGGGCCGCTATACTCCCGGCTCCCCCGATGCGCATCTCCCGTGA